The genomic segment AAAGGACCGTTCCGAGGAGGAAGCCTGGCAGAAGGATAAGGATCCATCCAACTACGTTCGGATTCCAATGCCTCATTCCTGCAGATGCAATGCATGGTAGGGCGTGCTCGATTCCCCAACCTCGCGTGACGGCCGTAGCGGTACCTGCGCCGTGGCTGACGTATCATCATCACACCACCGGGAGTGTTTTCGCCGCCGTCCAGGGGACGATGTCCGCGCCATGCTGCACGAGCCCGTAGACACGGGGCATCAAATCAGCAACTGATGCGCGGCCACTCTCCGGAATAGACCCGGGGGCTCTCGTAGTAGGCGCCATCCCAGTCGATGAATCCACCTCTCGCCCTCGCACGATAGTAGCTTCTTCTCCGCGGTGAACGTCCGCCGGCGCGGACGCGCCGCCGGGTCGTGCTCGCGCGTCGCCAGCACCGCTGGGGTCATCGTCATCGGTCAGGTGATCCTTCGCGCCCTGGGAGTGATGTGCACTACACCAGGTGTCTCACCTCGGCCTGACACATAGGGAACTGCGCCGTGTCGCCGAATGAGGTTTGTGCCATGATCATGGACCGGTGATCGGCGGACCGATGGGTCAGCCGGATCGGCCGTCGGCGCTCGGCTTGAACGAGAGGTCACGGGCGCTGAGTTTGGTCGGGGCGAGTCGCCCGAACTTGGCCTCGGCCATGGCGTCTGGATCGAACGTGGCGTCCCACGCGGAGATGTCCGGGCCGAGATAGCGGCGCAGCTTGCGTATGGCTCGAGCACGGTCGTACGGGCGAATTTCGATCCGGCCTCGGGCGGTGACCTGCAGGACCTCGCCGGTCGCGAGGTCGCAGGTGTCCACTACGAGCACCGCTCGGGGATCGTCCTCGAGGAGGTCATTGAGATGCGCCCACGGGCCGGTCAACCACCAGAAGGCTTCGTCTTCCCACAGGAACCAGACCGGACGCACCGTGGGACCGTTGGTGGCCACGCGTGCGACAAGTGGGCGTGACAGATAAACGGTTGTCCTCAGGTTTCCGTGGGTAGCTGGACGGTGATGCCGCCGCAGCAGAGGTAGATCATGGCGATGAGGGCGGCGGGGGTGTGGCGGCCGTAGCCGCGGTGGTTGATGAGGCGGACCTTGGAGTTCAGGCCCTCGAGTTTCGAGTTCGAGAGGCCGAGCTCGACTGCGGCGAGGATCCGGTCGCGCTCGGCGCGGATGGTGCGAGACAGCTTGACGAAGGCGGGGATGCGCGATCGGCACGCCCAGCCCAGCCAGCGGTCGAGCAGGACGGGTGCCTGGTCGGGTTCGTTGAGCCGGTACAGGTCGCGGAGGGCTTCCTTGAGCAACCAGGCGCGGTAGAGCAGCGACCGGTCGCGCTTGAGCTGGGCGATGACCTCGCGCTGGGGGGCCTTCCAGCTGGCGGGGTCTTTCACCAGCGCCCACCGGGTGCGCTTGACCCACTTCGCCGTGGTGGTGGTCCCAACCTGACGATGTAGGTTCCACGCCCACCGGCGGGTCTCGTCGATGGCCTTGTTGGCCAGGGCGATCACGTGAAAAGGATCAGCGCACTGCACTGCGTCGGGGGCGTGCTCGCGGGTGGCCTTGGCGTACGCGCCACCCAGGTCCAGCGAGACGGCCTGCAGTTGCCTGCAGCGTTCTTCGCCGAGTTCCTCGTAGAAGCGGGCCAGGGTGGCCGCGTCCTTGCCAGAGGCGCCGTCACGTCCCTCGCCGACCCACACCACCGCGCCGTCGCGGTCGTGGTCTGCCACCACCGTCAGGTAGCGGTGGCCCTTGCGGTAGGAGATCTCGTCGACACCGATGCGGAACAGGTTGTCCAGCCGGGAGTCGTCGAGCTGCTCGGCGACCACCGCCGAAACGGCGTTGCGGACCGCTTCCCACGAGATCCGCAGCAGCCGGCGGACCGACTCCTTGTCGGCACGCTGAGCCAGCCACGCGGTCACGTCCTGCATGTCGCGGGAGTGGCGGGCGTCGTGGCGGGCCCAGGGGACCTGTTCGGTGACTACCTTGCCACACCGCTTGCAGGACAGCCGTCGGATCTCGGCCTCGAGCCACAGCTTGGCGCTGCCCGCATCGACGTGCCGCCACCGACGCACCGTGCGGTCGTAGCTGGCGCGGGTCGACCAGCCGCAGTGCGGACAAGTCAGCCGACGGAACCGTCGACGCAACTCGACCACGATCCCCTCCGGCGCGAACGTGACCGTCGCGACGGTCGCTCCCGGGATCTGCAGCATGCGGTTGAATGCGGTCGTGGCGCGCACGGGCTTCTCCGTGGTTCGGGACGTCAGACACCCCGAAACCTACGAGCGAGAACGTGCGCGCCGCACCTCCCCGCGGTTGTGCCCTCCCTGCCCTGCTAGCCACCCTCACCAGCCAGATCAGCTCATCCCGCCGCCCACAGAAACCTGGGAAGTCCCAGATAAACATCGATGTCGAACCCGTGTTCATCCGTCATGGGAAGCCACCGTAACTGTGCGGGCATTTGTGACGCTAACGCCTTTCCAGGGCTAGTTCCCACGGGCCCGGAAGATGACATGAACCGGGCATAGCGTCGGGGCGTCGGGAGGCCGACTTCCTACAAGACGCCACGTCTAGAGGAGGTCGGCGTGCAACACCGAGATGAGCACAACGACGAACTGCTGACGCCCGCAGAGGTCGCCAAGCGGTTCGGGGTCAACCCCAAGACCGTCACCCGGTGGGCACAAGCGGGGAAGCTGACGGCCATCCGCACGCTGGGCGGTCACCGCCGTTACCGCGCGTCGGAGGTGGAGGCTCTCGTGAAGCACAGCGTTGAACCCCGCTGGGACGACGAACGCGGCGGGCCCCAGTAGCCGCCGGCTCCGACACAGCGGCGTCACCCGTCGCATCAACCCCCCTTCGCAGGGCAGCCCGAACAGCCAAGGCCTGGGCGGTTCGACCAACTCACCAACCTCATCCGGCGGGTGAGCCCCACAGGCGCATCGAGGAGGTGGCCGAGGTGCTGGGCATCACGGAGCGGCTCCGTTGCGGGCCACTCCGGCGAGAGGGGCCAGCCAACCAGGCGGCGTGCGTATAACCGGCGGGCGAGCGCATCGACCCGTCGATTGCGACGCTGCCAGCGTGGCCGACACCGAAGACTCTTCGCTGTTGCCGGGAATTCACCGTCCGGTGGGCGACCACGCTGCTGTCCGAGACAGCCACGGCAGACGACGGGTCATCGCGTCGCCCACCGCGTCGTGCAGCGCCGGCGCGGGCCGTCGTCGCTTCGTCCGCCAGTTGCCTGACGAAGCGAATCTCGGTATCAGCGACGTTGTCACACCATCGGCACCCAACTGGCGGAAGGCGGCGCTCGCCTTCAAACGATCATGGCCGTGCTCGGTCACCGCACTCCCATGATGTCGTTGATCTACGCCAGCTCGTCCCATCCGACGGTCAAGCAGCAGTATCAGGACGCTCTGGACCGTCACCTCGGGCCTGAGGTGACCATGGCCGGCCCCCCGCGCAGGCGCTGCGCGAGCACCGGCTCGACCTAGAGGCCGTTCACTGGCTGCAGACGAACTTCCTCAAAACGAGCTCGAACTCGGCCACTGTCTGCGTCTGCCCCAGGAAGGCCCTTGCGACGTCGTGCTTGCCTGTTCCAAGTTCGTCACCACCAGCGATTGCGCCCCACGTCTCCGGGCCCGTCTTGCCGTCGAAGACCAGCTCATCGACGACGCAACAACCCGCGGATGGGCCCGAGAAGTCGATCGGCACAAGGCCACCGCGCCCGCCTCGAGCAACTGCTCCGGGGGCTCGGGGAGCAGGCCGCGCCGGCCGAAGAGCCTCCATGCATTCCATGACCGGGCGCGGTCACTCCGCGAAGGACGTCCATGAGGGAGTGCCTACCGAGTTGGTCTCTTGCGGGGAAAACAGGGACGATCTGTTGCCTGGGCCTGACGCACCGGCCGGGTTGGCGCTGGTCGAGGCATCTCAGTCTTCGTTGCCGCCACAGCCACGGGGATCTAGTGTCGCAACAGCTCGCCTAAATGTCAGGGAGGGAGCGGGAATGTGCCCGGCGGTGGCCCCCGATTTTCACGTGTCGACGGTGCACTACGGGATTCCCTTCGACCTGCTCTGGAGCCACCTCAGCGATCCGTTGCAGTTCCCCCACCTGTATCCCAACTGGACGACACAGGTCGATCGGGCGGATGAGGCGAGCTTCCGGGGCGTCGGCCCCGGCGGGGACACCTTCCGCATCATCCAGCGGCTGAACCGTGACCACGGCGTCATCGACTTCGAAATCATCGCGGAAGGCGGCGAGACAGAGGTTTCGCGCTCCCGGCTCTTCCCGCTCCCCGGCCGCAGCTGCCTGTACGTACACGTAGCCACCCGCTCGTCCCGCATGGACGATGCGTTCTGGAACGACTTCAAATGCGCCACGGACCAGGACGTGGAGAACGCGAGGCGGTTGCTGGAGCAGCGACTCGTCTCACAATGCCCGTGACGGTCCTCTCCCATGAGACCGGCACAGTCAGCCGGTAGCTCGGGCGGTGCGAGGCGGAGTCCACGGTCACCGTCCCAGCTGACAGGGCGAGGCTCCCGGCAGCTTTCCACCAACGGCCGTGTCGTTCGCTTGCGGGACCACGGCGACCCCTGCCGAGGGATGAGCGACACGAAGCCATACCGCTGGTACGCGGCGAGCTTGATGTCGCACGGAAGGACGCTCTACTCCGGATGCAGAGTTAGATGACGACCCAGATGTTGTCGAGTTCCGTGCTGACGCGGCCGTACAAACCCGAGGTGGCATGCGGACTAGTGGTCCGTAACTGACGTGTTTTGACGGTTGGCCTTGTCGAGGATCTCGTCGGCGGTCTTGGTCCACGCGAACGGTTGGCAGCGGTCGTTCCAGGTGTCGATGAACCGTCGTATGGCGGCGGTGACGTCTTTGACGGACCGGAAGCTGCCGGGGCGGATCGCTTGGCGGGTGTTGATCGCGAAGAACACCTCGACGAGGTTCATCCATGACGAGTACGTCGGAGTGAAGTGCAGGTGGATCCGCGGATTCTTGTCGAGCCACTGGTGCACGTCTTGGTGCTTGTGCGCGGAGTAGTTGTCGACGATGACGTGCAGCTGCCGGCGCGGGTAGGCCTTGGCGACCTGGCGGAGGAACTTCAAGAACTCGGCGTTGGTGTGACGGGGGTAGCAGGCGTCGATGACCTTGCCGGTGGCGACCTCCAGCGCGGCGAACAGGGTCGTGGTGCCGTGCCGACGGTAGTCGTGGGTCTGACGCTCGGGTAAGCCACGACGAAGCGGCAGGATCGGCCGGGTGCGCTCCAAC from the Actinomycetota bacterium genome contains:
- a CDS encoding pyridoxamine 5'-phosphate oxidase family protein, yielding MRTTVYLSRPLVARVATNGPTVRPVWFLWEDEAFWWLTGPWAHLNDLLEDDPRAVLVVDTCDLATGEVLQVTARGRIEIRPYDRARAIRKLRRYLGPDISAWDATFDPDAMAEAKFGRLAPTKLSARDLSFKPSADGRSG
- a CDS encoding ISL3 family transposase, whose protein sequence is MRATTAFNRMLQIPGATVATVTFAPEGIVVELRRRFRRLTCPHCGWSTRASYDRTVRRWRHVDAGSAKLWLEAEIRRLSCKRCGKVVTEQVPWARHDARHSRDMQDVTAWLAQRADKESVRRLLRISWEAVRNAVSAVVAEQLDDSRLDNLFRIGVDEISYRKGHRYLTVVADHDRDGAVVWVGEGRDGASGKDAATLARFYEELGEERCRQLQAVSLDLGGAYAKATREHAPDAVQCADPFHVIALANKAIDETRRWAWNLHRQVGTTTTAKWVKRTRWALVKDPASWKAPQREVIAQLKRDRSLLYRAWLLKEALRDLYRLNEPDQAPVLLDRWLGWACRSRIPAFVKLSRTIRAERDRILAAVELGLSNSKLEGLNSKVRLINHRGYGRHTPAALIAMIYLCCGGITVQLPTET
- a CDS encoding BldC family transcriptional regulator, with the protein product MQHRDEHNDELLTPAEVAKRFGVNPKTVTRWAQAGKLTAIRTLGGHRRYRASEVEALVKHSVEPRWDDERGGPQ
- a CDS encoding IS630 family transposase, which encodes LERTRPILPLRRGLPERQTHDYRRHGTTTLFAALEVATGKVIDACYPRHTNAEFLKFLRQVAKAYPRRQLHVIVDNYSAHKHQDVHQWLDKNPRIHLHFTPTYSSWMNLVEVFFAINTRQAIRPGSFRSVKDVTAAIRRFIDTWNDRCQPFAWTKTADEILDKANRQNTSVTDH